The Pyrenophora tritici-repentis strain M4 chromosome 3, whole genome shotgun sequence genome has a window encoding:
- a CDS encoding mitochondrial 37S ribosomal protein mS38 has protein sequence MFSPAVGRVARSANTLSTAAFARCALNACARSALTSTAPQQPLHQRRYSSSKPLTPPNSKKKPAGIDQNATAELQGAGKRSKELGRVEKQSTATIGKNVPYVAPTNHLREDDVKLSAFFGLHRPISISRSFPNAVSPAEFDAFFDVDRSSSINKMKTTQQVLSGFLRRVQDEMDVQEEQRADAALAEQEVYHLDGQLTQERVESWAADLHPFQPPPAPEPYDAVANVPASEPESYSAERLSASINERVTEVPLPSDESGPRTFREHVEQRRYGMYMISVKRQRKLKMKKHKYKKLMKRTRLLRRKLDRT, from the exons ATGTTCTCGCCAGCTGTTGGCAGAGTCGCTCGCTCTGCAAACACTCTCTCCACTGCTGCCTTTGCCCGATGCGCACTGAACGCATGCGCTCGCTCCGCCCTCACTTCGACTGCGCCGCAGCAACCCCTCCACCAGCGGCGCTACTCTTCCTCGAAGCCCTTGACCCCACCGAATAGCAAGAAGAAGCCTGCTGGAATAGATCAGAATGCTACCGCCGAGCTGCAAGGAGCGGGGAAGCGGTCAAAGGAGCTGGGCCGGGTGGAGAAGCAGTCTACTGCAACCATAGGCAAGAACGTGCCCTATGTAGCACCTACAAATCACCTGCGGGAAGATG ATGTCAAATTATCCGCCTTCTTCGGCCTCCATCGCCCCATTTCCATTTCGCGATCGTTTCCGAACGCAGTTTCACCCGCCGAGTTTGATGCCTTCTTCGACGTAGATCGCTCAAGTAGCATTAACAAAATGAAAACAACGCAACAAGTCCTGAGTGGATTCTTGAGGCGCGTACAGGACGAGATGGACGTGCAAGAAGAGCAACGGGCCGACGCAGCACTGGCCGAGCAAGAGGTATATCACCTCGACGGCCAACTCACGCAAGAACGTGTAGAAAGCTGGGCGGCCGACCTCCATCCTTTCCAACCCCCGCCAGCACCTGAACCATACGACGCAGTTGCAAACGTGCCAGCGTCAGAGCCGGAGTCATATTCTGCCGAGCGTCTCTCTGCCAGCATCAATGAGCGCGTAACCGAGGTTCCCCTGCCTTCGGACGAGAGTGGTCCGAGGACGTTTCGTGAACATGTTGAACAGCGGCGGTACGGCATGTACATGATTAGCGTCAAGAGGCAAAGAAAGCTCAAAATGAAGAAGCACAAGTACAAGAAGCTCATGAAGAGGACGAGGCTGTTGCGAAGGAAATTGGATAGGACATAG